A genomic segment from Candidatus Viadribacter manganicus encodes:
- a CDS encoding host attachment protein: MLLPHGAIVVVVDGEKLELYRNVGNETAAELSRMDAPKLEEHNKSSGARHITSSANPGHLLGEDAHAAAVVGWLNQGAIKGEIKHLVVVAPPRTLGEMRRHYDKQLEAILVAEAHKDLIGRSAPEILSALQLK, translated from the coding sequence ATGCTGTTGCCTCATGGGGCCATTGTCGTTGTTGTCGATGGCGAAAAGCTCGAACTTTATCGCAACGTCGGCAACGAGACGGCAGCGGAGCTTTCGCGAATGGATGCGCCTAAGCTTGAAGAGCACAACAAAAGTTCAGGCGCTCGCCATATTACGAGTTCGGCTAACCCTGGACATCTGTTGGGTGAGGATGCGCACGCCGCAGCAGTGGTCGGATGGCTTAATCAGGGGGCGATAAAAGGCGAGATAAAGCACCTCGTCGTTGTTGCACCGCCCCGTACCTTGGGCGAGATGCGCCGGCATTATGACAAGCAACTGGAAGCGATACTTGTAGCAGAAGCGCACAAGGACCTCATTGGTCGGAGCGCGCCTGAGATCCTCTCAGCACTACAATTAAAATGA
- a CDS encoding L,D-transpeptidase family protein has product MLHRVLVFCAAAALAACAMTPPEAPNSPPSAIIQPLWSPDAVGALIEISASAQAEGLSSYESAAAEVRNLQQVSTTSAADAAAFDRAADTLFVELAQTFAQGAVDPARADPQWRIPRPALGDITSLLSAARGDAALVRALRMLLPQTSEYAALRAELGRVLAEPQGADGPSGLSREVRIASLRASLERWRWAPRDLPSPRIEVRIAQFQVILHETSAASRIHTAIVGARASQTPSFAAEINAVTLNPTWTPPRSILNNELLPQFARDPNAASRGGYDAIDASGAIVDPATIDWAARPFAYQLRQRPGAMNALGRVKFEMPNRYDIYLHDTPNHGLFAREQRALSHGCVRVDDALDLAAAVLTPAFSASSLQAAIETGQTRSLPLAAPLPVYALYITASGAEGAVLYADDIYQRDAALIAALEAPQSEAIAAPSVTAAASECASAGQDKRQRFAVEGE; this is encoded by the coding sequence ATGTTGCATCGTGTGTTGGTCTTTTGCGCCGCCGCGGCGCTCGCCGCGTGCGCCATGACGCCGCCAGAGGCGCCAAATAGCCCCCCTTCAGCGATCATCCAGCCATTATGGTCGCCCGACGCCGTTGGCGCACTCATCGAGATCTCTGCTTCGGCGCAGGCCGAGGGGCTTTCCTCATACGAAAGCGCCGCCGCTGAGGTGAGGAACCTTCAACAGGTTTCGACGACCAGCGCCGCCGACGCGGCCGCTTTCGATCGCGCTGCCGACACGCTCTTTGTCGAGCTTGCGCAAACCTTCGCGCAAGGCGCGGTCGATCCCGCACGCGCCGACCCACAATGGCGCATCCCTCGTCCGGCGCTTGGCGACATCACCTCGTTGCTCAGCGCAGCGCGCGGCGATGCAGCTTTGGTGCGAGCGCTGAGAATGCTTCTGCCCCAAACCAGCGAATATGCAGCGCTTCGCGCTGAGCTCGGGCGGGTGCTCGCAGAGCCGCAAGGTGCGGACGGCCCGTCAGGGCTTAGCCGCGAGGTCCGGATCGCAAGCCTGCGCGCCAGTCTCGAACGATGGCGCTGGGCGCCGCGCGATTTGCCAAGTCCCCGCATCGAGGTGCGCATCGCCCAGTTCCAAGTCATTTTGCATGAGACCTCCGCAGCTTCTCGCATCCACACTGCGATTGTGGGCGCTCGCGCAAGTCAGACGCCATCCTTCGCAGCAGAAATCAACGCGGTCACCTTGAACCCGACCTGGACGCCGCCGCGCAGCATCCTCAACAACGAACTCTTGCCCCAATTTGCGCGCGACCCGAACGCTGCATCACGCGGCGGTTATGATGCGATCGATGCATCGGGCGCGATTGTCGATCCCGCGACGATTGATTGGGCGGCGCGGCCCTTTGCCTATCAGTTGCGTCAACGACCAGGTGCGATGAATGCCTTGGGGCGGGTCAAATTCGAGATGCCCAATCGTTATGACATCTACCTCCACGACACGCCTAATCATGGTCTGTTCGCACGAGAGCAGCGCGCACTCAGCCATGGCTGCGTCCGCGTAGACGACGCGCTCGACCTCGCCGCAGCAGTGTTGACGCCCGCTTTCTCAGCGTCTTCGCTACAAGCGGCAATCGAGACAGGACAGACAAGGTCGCTGCCGCTCGCGGCGCCACTTCCGGTCTATGCCCTCTACATCACCGCCTCCGGCGCCGAGGGCGCCGTTCTATATGCTGATGATATTTACCAGCGCGACGCCGCTTTAATTGCGGCGCTGGAGGCGCCCCAATCTGAGGCCATCGCCGCGCCGAGCGTCACAGCGGCGGCGAGTGAATGCGCGAGCGCCGGCCAAGATAAGCGCCAAAGGTTTGCCGTTGAAGGCGAATAG
- a CDS encoding cation-translocating P-type ATPase, which yields MTDESPTGLSEAQACQKLAQWGANALPSPGRRGFAQIAGETMREPMFVLLLAAAGLYLFLGSLGEGVFLLLGACAAIALVVVQEARSERALLALRELAQPHARVVRDGLERKVSSREIVPGDIMLVGEGDRICADAVLIAGDILSVDESSLTGESAPVSKRLARAGEVFGEISAPPHEVSPLLFSGTLVVRGQGVARVTHTGVRSALGRIGRSLAEIDQQPTPLQRTAGKLVGLVGAFALAFCGLVVLAFGIFRGDFIAGALAGITTAIALVPEEFPMVLAVFLALGAWRLATHKVLVRRSAVIEALGGATVLCVDKTGTLTQNHMRLVRVWTKAGVASVDTALGDEGRALIACAGLASSVRPIDPMDRAIHEAAGAIGVVVGAGAIERSWPLRPDMMAVTQLWRAGDERVAAAKGAPEALFRLCGLDDGTIARLHEIIEAFAKDGLRVLGVANWRGGTTFPELPESASFAFVGLIGFLDPLREDVPGALEEARSAGIQVIMITGDHPATALAIASGAGIDVASGVMTGAALAELAFPALRQHLRQGRVFARIGPDQKLLIVEALKANGEVVAMTGDGVNDAPALEAADIGIAMGQKGADVAREAADLVLLDDGFASIVGGVRMGRRIFANLRKALIYITAIHIPIAGLALLPILLGLPQLLFPMHVVLLELAIDPTCALAFEGERSSRGAMKRPPRKPDEALFGPRQLLNAAVQGLVILVGVLTLYIYAAATLTVDQARGAAFIALVVANLTLALVDAVGAEGRILDPERRIYWIIAGVLLAVLAMVVASPLLAGIFHLAAPSAPYVLASLGVGLLSGAWHWPALRFGSWGRRA from the coding sequence GTGACCGATGAGAGCCCAACGGGCCTGAGCGAGGCGCAAGCTTGCCAAAAGTTGGCCCAATGGGGCGCCAACGCATTGCCAAGTCCCGGCCGCCGCGGCTTTGCCCAGATTGCTGGCGAGACCATGCGCGAGCCGATGTTCGTGCTGCTGCTCGCGGCGGCGGGGCTCTATCTTTTTCTCGGTAGTCTTGGCGAGGGCGTCTTTTTGCTGCTCGGCGCATGCGCGGCGATTGCGCTTGTGGTCGTACAAGAAGCGCGCAGTGAGCGGGCATTGTTGGCGCTGCGCGAACTGGCGCAGCCGCACGCGCGTGTCGTGCGCGATGGGCTAGAGCGAAAGGTGAGCTCGCGCGAGATCGTGCCCGGCGATATTATGCTGGTCGGAGAAGGCGACCGGATCTGCGCCGACGCGGTTTTGATCGCAGGCGACATTCTGAGCGTGGATGAATCGTCCCTGACCGGAGAGTCCGCCCCAGTCTCCAAGCGCTTGGCTCGCGCCGGAGAGGTCTTTGGCGAGATCTCTGCGCCGCCGCACGAAGTCTCGCCGCTTTTATTTTCAGGAACGCTGGTGGTGCGTGGCCAAGGCGTGGCGCGTGTCACCCATACAGGCGTCCGCTCGGCGCTTGGGCGCATTGGCCGCTCGCTCGCCGAGATCGATCAGCAACCGACGCCGCTCCAGCGCACAGCAGGCAAACTGGTGGGCCTGGTGGGCGCCTTTGCGCTCGCTTTTTGTGGCTTGGTGGTGCTCGCTTTCGGCATATTCCGCGGTGACTTCATCGCCGGCGCGCTTGCTGGAATAACAACGGCGATTGCGTTGGTGCCGGAAGAATTTCCGATGGTGCTGGCGGTGTTTTTGGCGTTGGGCGCCTGGCGGCTCGCGACCCATAAAGTGCTTGTGCGCCGAAGCGCGGTCATTGAGGCGCTCGGCGGAGCAACGGTCTTGTGTGTCGATAAGACCGGCACCTTGACGCAAAATCACATGCGCCTGGTTCGCGTTTGGACCAAAGCCGGCGTTGCCAGCGTCGATACAGCGCTCGGCGATGAGGGGCGTGCTCTGATCGCCTGCGCCGGTTTGGCCTCAAGCGTTCGGCCAATAGATCCCATGGATCGGGCGATCCATGAAGCGGCGGGCGCGATCGGCGTGGTCGTTGGCGCAGGCGCGATTGAGCGAAGTTGGCCGCTGCGGCCAGACATGATGGCGGTTACCCAGCTTTGGCGCGCGGGCGACGAGCGCGTGGCCGCCGCCAAGGGCGCGCCGGAAGCTCTATTTCGTTTGTGCGGGCTCGATGATGGGACGATCGCCCGACTTCATGAGATTATCGAAGCGTTCGCCAAGGATGGCTTGCGCGTTCTGGGCGTCGCCAACTGGCGTGGCGGGACGACGTTTCCGGAGCTGCCTGAGAGCGCTTCGTTCGCGTTTGTGGGTCTTATCGGATTTCTCGATCCGTTGCGTGAAGATGTTCCAGGTGCATTGGAAGAGGCGCGCAGCGCCGGCATTCAAGTCATCATGATCACTGGCGATCATCCAGCGACGGCGCTGGCGATCGCGTCCGGGGCCGGTATCGATGTCGCAAGCGGCGTCATGACGGGCGCTGCGTTGGCCGAGCTTGCTTTTCCCGCCTTGCGTCAGCACCTGCGCCAAGGCCGGGTCTTTGCACGCATTGGCCCAGATCAAAAACTGCTCATCGTCGAGGCGCTCAAAGCCAATGGCGAAGTCGTGGCGATGACAGGCGATGGCGTAAACGACGCGCCGGCGCTTGAGGCGGCCGATATCGGGATCGCCATGGGCCAAAAAGGCGCTGACGTCGCGCGCGAAGCCGCTGACCTTGTGCTTTTAGATGACGGCTTTGCCTCGATCGTCGGCGGCGTGCGCATGGGTCGGCGTATCTTCGCCAATCTGCGCAAGGCCTTAATTTACATCACAGCGATCCATATCCCGATTGCGGGTCTTGCGCTCTTGCCGATCCTTCTTGGATTGCCGCAGCTTTTGTTTCCGATGCACGTGGTTTTGCTGGAACTGGCGATTGACCCCACTTGTGCGCTCGCCTTTGAAGGCGAACGCAGCAGCCGAGGGGCGATGAAACGTCCCCCGCGCAAGCCCGATGAAGCGTTGTTTGGCCCAAGACAATTGCTCAACGCCGCTGTGCAGGGTCTTGTCATCTTGGTCGGTGTCTTGACGCTTTATATCTACGCTGCAGCGACGCTAACCGTCGATCAGGCGCGCGGGGCAGCTTTCATTGCGCTCGTTGTCGCCAACCTCACTTTAGCGCTGGTGGACGCGGTCGGCGCCGAGGGACGCATCTTAGATCCCGAGCGGCGCATTTACTGGATCATCGCTGGGGTGCTGTTGGCCGTTCTGGCGATGGTCGTCGCAAGTCCGTTATTGGCGGGGATTTTTCACTTGGCGGCGCCGAGCGCTCCTTATGTGCTCGCGTCCCTTGGCGTTGGTTTGCTGAGCGGCGCCTGGCATTGGCCGGCGCTGCGCTTTGGGTCCTGGGGGAGGCGCGCGTGA
- a CDS encoding MBL fold metallo-hydrolase RNA specificity domain-containing protein, with amino-acid sequence MKLRLRSLGGADTVTGSKHLIEADGVRVLVDCGLFQGLKHLRERNWAPLAVAPDAIDAVVLTHAHLDHSGYLPKLVRDGFRGVAHCTDATAALCDILLKDSAQIAEKDADYANRKGFSKHQPALPLYTMRDAERALKHLKPMPFDSEFEIARDCGLRFQRAGHILGAATAEVKIGARTLVFSGDLGRYNDAVMCDPKPVAHADYVIVESTYADRVHARSDPMAELGDIIERTVERGGSVIIPAFAVGRVQSLLYYLWQLKRAGRLGATPVFLDSPMAINATQLLRAHPDDHKLDAEAVAGSSAVATYTRDVEASKAITSNPMPKVVIAGSGMATGGRIVHHIRAFAPDPRSTIVFAGYQALGTRGARLLAGESELKMFGEWIPVRAEIASLPQLSAHADADEIMRWLSGFEQAPRRLFIVHGEPAASEALRTRVERELKWKANVVDPLFSYDLT; translated from the coding sequence GTGAAGCTCAGATTGCGAAGTCTTGGCGGGGCTGACACCGTCACCGGATCGAAGCACTTGATCGAAGCCGATGGTGTGCGCGTCCTGGTCGATTGTGGGCTTTTTCAGGGGTTAAAGCACCTGCGTGAGCGCAATTGGGCGCCGCTCGCGGTGGCGCCGGACGCAATCGATGCGGTGGTTCTGACGCATGCGCATCTGGACCATAGCGGTTATCTGCCGAAGCTGGTGCGCGATGGGTTTCGGGGCGTTGCCCATTGCACCGATGCGACCGCAGCTCTTTGCGACATTCTATTGAAGGATAGCGCCCAGATCGCCGAGAAGGATGCTGACTACGCAAATCGCAAGGGTTTTTCCAAGCACCAGCCGGCATTGCCGCTTTACACAATGCGCGATGCAGAGCGGGCGCTGAAGCACTTGAAGCCGATGCCGTTTGACTCAGAATTCGAGATCGCTCGCGATTGTGGTCTGCGGTTTCAGCGTGCGGGGCATATTCTTGGCGCCGCCACCGCAGAGGTGAAAATTGGCGCCAGAACGCTTGTCTTCTCCGGCGATCTTGGCCGCTACAATGATGCGGTGATGTGCGATCCAAAGCCCGTCGCGCATGCCGATTATGTGATCGTTGAATCCACTTACGCCGATAGGGTCCATGCCAGAAGCGACCCGATGGCGGAGCTTGGCGACATCATCGAACGCACGGTGGAGCGCGGTGGCAGCGTTATTATTCCCGCATTCGCCGTGGGGCGTGTGCAGAGTCTGCTTTATTATTTGTGGCAGCTGAAGCGCGCAGGACGCTTGGGGGCGACGCCAGTTTTTCTGGACAGCCCTATGGCGATCAACGCCACCCAATTGCTGCGCGCCCATCCTGACGATCACAAGCTCGACGCTGAAGCCGTCGCAGGCTCTAGCGCGGTCGCCACCTATACGCGTGATGTCGAAGCTTCCAAGGCAATCACCTCCAACCCGATGCCCAAAGTGGTGATTGCAGGCAGCGGCATGGCGACAGGCGGGCGGATCGTGCACCATATTCGCGCCTTTGCGCCGGATCCTCGAAGCACCATCGTGTTTGCAGGTTACCAAGCCCTGGGCACGCGCGGCGCGCGTCTGCTGGCGGGGGAGAGCGAGCTCAAAATGTTCGGCGAGTGGATACCGGTGCGCGCCGAGATCGCCAGTTTGCCTCAGCTCTCTGCTCACGCCGACGCCGATGAGATTATGCGCTGGCTGTCGGGATTTGAGCAGGCGCCGCGCCGGTTGTTCATCGTCCATGGCGAACCTGCAGCTTCGGAGGCGCTGCGTACGCGTGTCGAGCGCGAACTTAAATGGAAGGCAAACGTTGTCGATCCGCTTTTCAGCTACGATCTCACATGA
- a CDS encoding ABC transporter ATP-binding protein, translated as MINAAPSDQPLPLFALRGICRTYGAGETEVRALIDVDLDISGGELIVLLGPSGSGKSTLLNILGGLDRPSAGAIHFRGAPLTGQSEEALTRYRRRHVGFIFQFYNLIPSLTARENVELVGEITDDPLEAAEALELVGLGKRLDHFPSQLSGGEQQRVAVARAIAKRPAVLLCDEPTGALDVKTGVRVLEALQEVNQRYGSTTLIVTHNGDVARMGARVIRFGDGRVRSVETNSERVPPSALVW; from the coding sequence ATGATCAACGCTGCGCCGTCAGATCAGCCATTGCCGCTCTTTGCCCTCCGCGGCATTTGCCGGACCTATGGCGCAGGCGAGACAGAGGTTCGCGCACTCATTGACGTCGACCTAGACATTAGTGGCGGCGAATTGATCGTGCTTTTGGGCCCGTCAGGCTCGGGCAAGTCCACCCTCCTCAATATTCTGGGCGGCCTCGATCGTCCAAGCGCAGGCGCGATCCACTTTCGCGGCGCGCCGCTTACAGGACAAAGTGAAGAGGCGCTAACCCGGTATCGTCGCCGCCATGTCGGCTTCATTTTCCAATTCTACAATCTTATTCCAAGTCTGACGGCGCGTGAGAACGTCGAATTGGTTGGCGAGATCACCGACGATCCGCTCGAAGCGGCCGAAGCGCTTGAGCTTGTAGGCCTTGGCAAACGCCTTGATCACTTTCCATCGCAATTATCTGGCGGCGAACAACAGCGCGTCGCGGTGGCGCGCGCCATCGCCAAAAGGCCGGCCGTGCTTTTGTGCGATGAGCCCACAGGCGCGCTCGATGTCAAAACTGGCGTTCGGGTGTTAGAAGCACTCCAAGAAGTGAACCAACGCTACGGTTCGACAACCTTGATCGTCACCCACAATGGCGATGTCGCGCGCATGGGCGCGCGCGTCATTCGCTTCGGCGATGGCCGCGTGCGCAGCGTCGAGACCAATAGCGAGCGTGTTCCACCATCAGCTCTGGTGTGGTGA
- a CDS encoding ribose-phosphate diphosphokinase: MRVILPMPGNEAMAAALARRLDAELGVLDWRRFPDCEAYVRIASAVRAKRVYIVCTLANPDPQILTLVFAAAAARECGAEGVYLIAPYLAYMRQDKRFKPGEVVSARHFARLISQNFDALVTIDPHLHRICGLETIFSIPTHVGAAAPLLGAWIAQNLDAALIIGPDQESAQWAQEVAKSAGAPHVVANKLRSGDEKVRVELPDLAAWSERQPVLIDDIVSSGRTMIEASRALAARGMAKPYCLAIHAVFAPGAFDRLAETSERVVTTDTIAHPSNAISVVDMLARLIAS; encoded by the coding sequence ATGCGTGTGATCTTGCCGATGCCGGGCAACGAGGCGATGGCGGCGGCGCTTGCGAGGCGCCTTGATGCTGAATTGGGGGTTCTGGATTGGCGCCGTTTCCCCGATTGTGAAGCCTATGTTCGCATTGCAAGCGCGGTGCGGGCAAAGCGCGTTTACATCGTCTGCACATTAGCAAATCCAGATCCGCAAATACTGACGCTTGTCTTTGCGGCGGCCGCCGCTCGAGAGTGCGGCGCTGAGGGCGTTTATCTGATCGCGCCCTATCTTGCCTATATGCGCCAGGACAAGCGCTTTAAGCCCGGCGAGGTCGTATCGGCGAGGCATTTTGCGCGCCTCATTTCGCAGAATTTCGACGCCCTGGTGACCATCGATCCCCATCTTCATCGCATCTGTGGTTTAGAGACGATATTCTCGATCCCCACCCATGTAGGCGCGGCTGCGCCGCTCCTTGGCGCCTGGATTGCGCAAAACCTCGATGCAGCTTTGATCATCGGGCCAGACCAAGAAAGCGCACAATGGGCGCAAGAGGTCGCAAAAAGCGCGGGCGCGCCACATGTGGTCGCAAACAAGCTGAGAAGCGGTGATGAAAAAGTGCGCGTCGAACTGCCGGACTTGGCGGCGTGGAGCGAGCGCCAGCCAGTATTGATCGACGACATAGTTTCTTCCGGGCGGACCATGATTGAAGCATCGCGTGCGCTGGCGGCGCGCGGAATGGCAAAGCCCTATTGCTTGGCTATCCACGCCGTTTTCGCTCCAGGCGCCTTCGATCGTCTCGCCGAAACATCCGAGCGCGTGGTGACGACCGATACGATTGCTCATCCATCCAACGCCATTTCTGTCGTGGACATGCTGGCGAGATTGATCGCATCCTAG
- a CDS encoding thymidine phosphorylase family protein, translating to MNGQVHPLRARRLGLLTQDEAIVLMRTDCHVCKSEGLAARARVLVRAGTRELIATLYQIENEWLHLDEVGLSEAAWRRLDLKPGEVLDVENTPSVDSLADVRHRIYGGRLDARAFGGIITDIVAGRYADIHLATFIAACSAFPLDVEEITHLTGAMADAGDRLSWGAPVVSDKHCVGGLPGNRTTPIVVAIAASCGLIMPKTSSRAITSPSGTADAMETLAPVDLDVSAMRRVVEAEGGCIAWGGAVKLSPADDVLIRVERALEIDTEGQLIASVLSKKIAAGATHVVLDLPVGPTAKVRTERAAENLTDHICAVASSFGMKTRVLRTDGAQPVGRGIGPALEARDVLAVLKGEPQAPQDLRMRALAIAAAVLELSGAAPQAQGAALAEEALASGRAWTKFQRICAAQGGMRTPPVAPLRRALGAPHSGIVTHINNRKISRLAKLAGAPDDKAAGLEILARLGDQVMAGAPLLIVHAEAPGELDYALGFAAANMDMFEIEA from the coding sequence ATGAACGGGCAAGTGCATCCGCTTCGCGCGCGCCGGCTCGGGCTTTTGACCCAGGATGAGGCGATCGTTTTGATGCGCACCGATTGCCACGTGTGCAAATCGGAGGGCTTGGCGGCGCGCGCACGTGTGCTGGTGCGGGCCGGGACGCGCGAGCTCATCGCAACGCTTTATCAGATCGAGAATGAGTGGCTGCACCTTGATGAGGTTGGGCTTTCTGAGGCGGCGTGGCGGCGCCTTGATCTAAAGCCCGGCGAGGTGCTCGACGTTGAGAACACGCCGAGTGTGGACTCACTAGCCGACGTGCGCCATCGCATTTATGGCGGCCGCTTAGATGCACGCGCCTTTGGCGGGATCATCACCGACATCGTCGCCGGTCGCTATGCGGACATTCATCTTGCCACTTTCATTGCGGCTTGTTCTGCATTCCCGCTCGATGTCGAGGAGATCACCCATCTCACCGGGGCGATGGCTGACGCCGGTGATCGACTTTCGTGGGGCGCGCCAGTCGTCAGCGACAAACATTGCGTTGGTGGTTTGCCAGGGAACCGCACGACGCCGATCGTTGTAGCGATCGCCGCCAGTTGCGGCCTGATCATGCCCAAGACATCCTCACGCGCAATCACCTCGCCATCGGGCACGGCGGATGCGATGGAAACGCTCGCACCGGTCGATCTTGATGTCAGCGCTATGCGCCGCGTGGTCGAGGCTGAAGGTGGATGCATAGCCTGGGGCGGGGCAGTGAAGCTCTCACCTGCGGACGATGTGTTGATCCGCGTCGAGCGGGCGCTTGAGATCGATACTGAAGGCCAATTGATCGCATCGGTCTTGTCGAAGAAGATTGCCGCCGGGGCCACTCATGTCGTTTTGGACCTTCCGGTTGGACCCACAGCCAAGGTGCGCACCGAACGCGCCGCCGAAAACCTCACCGACCACATTTGCGCGGTTGCGTCATCTTTCGGGATGAAGACGCGGGTCCTACGCACCGATGGGGCCCAGCCGGTGGGACGCGGCATTGGGCCGGCGCTGGAAGCGCGTGATGTTTTAGCGGTGCTGAAGGGCGAGCCCCAGGCGCCGCAAGATTTGCGTATGCGCGCTTTAGCGATCGCTGCGGCAGTGCTTGAGCTGTCGGGCGCCGCACCCCAAGCGCAAGGAGCGGCTCTCGCGGAGGAGGCGCTCGCAAGCGGGCGTGCATGGACCAAGTTCCAGCGTATTTGCGCCGCCCAGGGCGGCATGCGCACGCCGCCGGTCGCGCCATTGCGGCGTGCTCTGGGCGCCCCCCATTCGGGCATAGTCACCCACATCAACAACCGAAAGATCTCGCGCCTCGCCAAATTGGCGGGCGCGCCGGATGATAAGGCGGCTGGCTTAGAAATACTGGCGCGTCTTGGCGATCAAGTGATGGCGGGAGCGCCGCTTCTCATCGTGCACGCCGAGGCGCCCGGTGAATTGGACTATGCCTTGGGGTTTGCGGCCGCCAACATGGATATGTTCGAGATCGAGGCTTGA